From Penaeus monodon isolate SGIC_2016 chromosome 6, NSTDA_Pmon_1, whole genome shotgun sequence, the proteins below share one genomic window:
- the LOC119574596 gene encoding serine-rich adhesin for platelets-like isoform X2, with protein MKAIKAVSTLSPKCCVVSWWKLLTKMSQNKVRSSGSLANSDDIVKAGYLKKLKDSGVGLAQEAMRILEPWVCIVCSLGLFIRLTMKKKYFVLRRETGPDSPARLEYYDSEKKFKAGAQPKKPIILRTCFSINRKKDPKHSHVIALYTNHDSVSMAAESEAELNDWLGFLHHHMHQAVAGSDGQSRKLYEHVWMVEILPRSLGSSKGITGEYHICLTYKSIALVRVGESQKKIEFPLNSIRRCGHTGSFFFLGLGRSAVTGAGDIWMLTEDAVIAENMHGIIRRAMHAPCNNMSEDPVSRERTQSMSNQRSFDSKEDIFCSGQCLTRGRCGSMPSRSRTSSEGSMQTGPNKLPPNCSHQMDGPHPGSLCLHPITRPKSMYSSSLSSSCSPPCASALFSPSSSESMESTASVEDFDGLHSHTPETAVDNSNGEEDYMPMEAGLESNMSQHRDHPQPPFSLPIGSTRSYVHSLSKGLISPVSGSSTEGPCLSSPQDQYLEMLSPLERTQEGLFGSVSERSAYLCMDRTPNQPSGSSGPENSGYLSMAPLNSPGSSLPAWQSHPSSQVSSPPHSANHSRIPSLVDENTDSYLSKVPGGHGDATTTSSDTYARDRSRSYLDMTPTPAVPTPIPCSPSDGMVQHRGGGDSFPEMSPGSSCSFTSGTPSSDHRFHDFIAEKSGNGSYCGYSEDDDSSLDRPHRTNSVGSKPEQFRSRKNRLEVSPAEPARVRAFSVGSRVSLRLAGGRAGQVAGGTATATSASVTEFSPSIKEKGKQVKSKSSSAPILGTSPISNSWSGTPGTFFRGFLQARNQERNNDLMEFDFTKNKSCDSISAEKEKKSSSIESIKRTFTGQRHRSNSKSSGNGKSSVFDSMKRDKKKSESELSAKGMEIPEGKSPFELDFTPSPRGGGSDVCDGYLPMNLRPAVSSGQSSANSEYLEMNSKDFFRGHGLNDPYLDMSKSSDRLVSSLSTSGPNDGYVDMSQGKGLGTLPLTPVSSSSTTSNSSSSIGARVRKISSTFNPLSSQDFSSQQDEYMPIDLRGSFESSHSLDGEKSKKKKSSKRKSFKDSTKRKKSDPIAVMGKGSDGENAQESSKKGTSPLSSLSTFLGRKNSSGTPPKTPLSPTGSPLPKSSRGTPSPFSSLTRKKNESKDSSKDGAAKESSGVSSSVSSGIGTSCIRESSREAEESAISGDSSSVTSSSQTVPNSGDQQNKQTTNNSGGSKRTSGIFETLSQADTKLEEKQKNTGLESGNTDISINSQQQHSNINSNDMGAYVNLSLGSSDKNLNVENKQRKVSTGSVSSDYMNVSPMSVCKTPEAPSDPQQPREYVNMCPGGRPEPHSTSLIPPQPAPMPGTVSPKRKTSLTSKGESSEKSSPSLGYGGSRDQNRRDSKRLSGSNYGEENDGGSGESGYLLMTPGQTPPKPVSPRTVTRRPDIPSALLGGRPDASLTATLERLNLGSSGGSATSERCRSHSGPGAPESSAVGGEVRVKKQLSEPRAGSGSQGSSGRAASACSSPVSYSPPTSPTLRGSVSSMSSLSEGGLSSASSTCTVVNVGVGRRESGLGGSGRAQETPVDSASHASVSSSSSSQQSTSTASSGCSIGDSGLNYVSLDLAPARCEGVMPSPLAARRSTSGAGVPHTVCLQEPAVGEEDEPLSYAQIDFTKSEGLRTTSLTRDKRH; from the exons acgatgaagaagaagtacTTTGTGCTGCGGCGCGAGACGGGGCCCGACAGCCCCGCCCGCCTCGAGTACTATGATTCGGAGAAGAAATTCAAGGCGGGAGCCCAGCCCAAGAA ACCCATCATCCTGCGCACGTGCTTTAGCATCAACCGCAAGAAGGACCCGAAGCACAGCCACGTGATCGCCCTCTACACCAACCACGACTCGGTGAGCATGGCCGCCGAGTCCGAGGCCGAACTGAACGACTGGCTGGGATTCCTGCACCACCACATGCACCAGGCCGTGGCGGGCAGCGACGGCCAGTCCAGGAAGCTCTATG AGCACGTGTGGATGGTGGAGATCTTGCCCAGAAGCCTTGGCAGCAGTAAAGGGATCACGGGGGAGTATCACATCTGTCTGACTTACAAGTCAATTGCTCTCGTGCGGGTAGGAGAAAGTCAGAAGAAAATTGAGTTCCCG TTAAACAGCATCCGGCGTTGTGGCCACACAGGCTCTTTCTTCTTCCTGGGACTGGGGAGGTCAGCGGTCACTGGCGCAGGAGATATATGGATGCTAACGGAAGATGCTGTCATTGCTGAAAATATGCATGGTATTATTCGCAG aGCAATGCATGCTCCTTGTAACAACATGAGTGAAGACCCAGTGTCCCGGGAACGAACCCAGTCAATGTCAAATCAACGTTCATTTGACAGTAAGGAagacatatttt GTAGTGGGCAGTGCCTGACGCGTGGACGATGTGGCAGCATGCCCTCCCGGAGTCGCACAAGTAGTGAAGGATCTATGCAGACTGGGCCTAACAAGCTTCCACCAAACTGCAGTCATCAAATGGACGGCCCACACCCGGGATCTCTGTGTCTTCACCCCATCACTCGGCCTAAATCAATgtactcctcatctctctcctcgtcatgCTCTCCGCCTTGTGCTTCTGCTTTGTTCAG TCCCAGCTCAAGTGAGTCCATGGAGTCAACTGCATCTGTAGAGGACTTTGATGGCCTGCATTCTCACACTCCGGAAACTGCTGTAGATAACTCCa ATGGTGAGGAGGATTATATGCCAATGGAGGCTGGCTTGGAGAGCAACATGAGCCAGCATCGGGACCATCCACagccacccttctccctccccattggCAGCACGCGGAGTTATGTTCATTCCTTAAGCAAAG GTCTCATCTCTCCTGTAAGTGGTAGCAGCACGGAAGGTCCATGCCTCTCATCTCCTCAAGATCAGTACTTGGAGATGTTAAGCCCCCTAGAGCGTACACAAGAAGGCCTATTTGGCTCAGTGTCAGAAAGGTCAGCATATCTGTGCATGGACCGTACCCCCAATCAGCCTTCAGGAAGTTCAGGTCCCGAAAACTCTGGGTACTTGTCCATGGCGCCGCTCAATTCCCCTGGATCATCCCTCCCGGCCTGGCAATCACACCCTTCTAGTCAG GTATCATCACCACCCCATTCTGCCAACCATTCTCGCATCCCCAGTCTAGTGGATGAAAATACTGATAGTTACCTCTCTAAGGTGCCTGGAGGACATGGAGACGCCACGACCACCTCTAGTGACACTTACGCTCGAGACCGCTCCCGCAGCTACCTCGACATGACTCCTACACCTGCTGTTCCTACACCCATCCCATGTAGCCCATCTGATGGTATGGTTCAACACAGAGGAGGAG GTGACTCTTTCCCTGAGATGTCCCCCGGAAGCAGCTGTTCCTTCACCTCAGGAACTCCCTCCTCTGACCATCGCTTTCATGATTTCATAGCTGAAAAGAGTGGAAATGGGTCCTACTGTGGTTATTCGGAAGATGATGACTCCTCTCTTGACAGACCTCACAGAACCAATTCTGTTGGTTCTAAACCTGAACAATTCCGAAGTCGTAAAAATAG ACTGGAGGTGAGCCCTGCTGAACCTGCCCGTGTACGAGCCTTCTCTGTGGGGTCACGTGTCAGCCTCAGGCTAGCGGGTGGCAGAGCCGGCCAGGTGGCAGGTGGCACAGCAACTGCCACTTCTGCCTCTGTCACCGAGTTCTCGCCTTCTATtaaggagaagggaaaacaagTGAAAAGCAAATCATCAAG CGCGCCAATTCTGGGGACGTCGCCCATCTCCAACTCATGGTCAGGGACTCCTGGGACGTTTTTCCGGGGCTTCCTCCAAGCACGGAACCAGGAGCGGAACAACGACCTGATGGAGTTTGACTTCACCAAGAACAAGAGCTGCGATAGTATATCtgctgagaaggagaagaagagcagCAGCATAGAGAGCATTAAGAGAACCTTCACAGGACAGAGACATCGTTCCAATTCCAAGTCCTCAGGGAATGGCAAATCTTCAGTTTTTGATTCtatgaaaagagacaaaaagaaatcaGAAAGTGAGTTGTCTGCCAAGGGTATGGAGATCCCGGAGGGAAAGAGTCCTTTTGAGCTTGATTTCACACCAAGTCCTCGTGGAGGTGGTTCAGATGTTTGTGATGGGTACTTGCCTATGAATTTGAGGCCTGCGGTCTCCAGTGGTCAGTCCTCGGCAAACTCTGAATACCTTGAGATGAACAGCAAAGATTTCTTTAGGGGACATGGTTTAAATGACCCATACTTAGATATGTCTAAAAGCAGTGACAGATTAGTTTCCTCACTGAGTACCTCAGGGCCAAACGATGGTTATGTGGACATGAGTCAAGGCAAAGGTCTGGGGACGCTTCCTCTCACACCTGTATCCTCGTCCTCCACAACTTCCAACAGCTCATCTTCCATTGGTGCTAGAGTCAGAAAGATTTCGTCCACATTTAATCCATTGTCTTCCCAAGACTTTTCTTCACAGCAGGACGAGTACATGCCCATTGACCTCCGTGGCAGTTttgaatcttcccattctcttgatggagagaagagtaagaaaaagaaaagcagtaAGAGAAAGTCGTTTAAGGACAGCACCAAACGCAAGAAATCAGACCCAATAGCAGTAATGGGAAAGGGAAGTGATGGGGAGAATGCCCAGGAAAGTAGCAAAAAAGGAACAAgtcccttatcctctctctcaacCTTCCTAGGTCGGAAGAATTCCTCAGGCACCCCTCCTAAGACCCCGCTTTCACCTACTGGTAGTCCACTTCCTAAGTCCAGTCGAGGAACGCCTAGTCCATTTTCGAGTCTAACACgcaagaaaaatgaaagtaagGATAGTAGTAAAGATGGAGCAGCAAAGGAAAGTTCTGGGGTCTCATCAAGTGTAAGCTCAGGCATCGGCACAAGTTGCATTAGAGAATCGAgtagagaagcagaggagagtgCCATATCAGGTGATAGCTCAAGCGTCACCTCATCCTCACAGACAGTTCCTAATAGTGGTGAccagcaaaataaacaaacaactaaCAACAGCGGGGGTAGCAAGAGAACTTCAGGGATATTTGAAACGTTATCTCAGGCAGACACTAAGCTggaggaaaagcagaaaaataCAGGCTTAGAGTCGGGTAACACTGATATTTCTATCAACAGTCAGCAGCAACATtcaaatattaatagcaatgatatggGGGCATATGTAAACTTATCACTTGGCAGCTCAGATAAGAATTTAAATGTAGAGAATAAACAACGAAAAGTATCCACAGGCTCAGTATCATCAGACTACATGAATGTATCTCCAATGTCAGTATGTAAGACACCTGAGGCTCCATCTGACCCTCAGCAACCGCGTGAGTATGTGAACATGTGCCCAGGAGGTCGCCCAGAGCCACACAGCACCTCTCTGATTCCACCACAGCCTGCACCTATGCCAGGCACGGTTTCCCCTAAGAGGAAAACCAGTCTTACATCGAAGGGTGAATCTAGTGAAAAAAGTAGTCCCAGTTTAGGATATGGGGGTTCTAGAGATCAGAATCGTCGTGACAGTAAGCGGTTAAGCGGCAGTAATTATGGAGAAGAGAACGATGGTGGTAGTGGGGAAAGTGGGTATTTGTTAATGACCCCTGGACAAACCCCGCCGAAACCTGTTTCTCCTCGCACAGTAACTCGTCGACCAGACATTCCCTCAGCTCTCCTTGGTGGCCGTCCTGATGCCAGCCTCACTGCCACCTTGGAGCGGCTAAACTTAGGCAGCTCTGGAGGTAGTGCCACGAGTGAAAGATGTCGGAGTCACAGTGGCCCAGGTGCCCCTGAGAGTTCTGCAGTAGGTGGCGAGGTGCGGGTAAAAAAACAATTGTCAGAACCAAGAGCTGGGTCAGGGAGCCAAGGGAGTAGTGGTCGGGCAGCATCAGCATGCTCATCACCTGTGTCATATTCACCGCCCACATCTCCGACCCTAAGAGGTTCTGTATCATCTATGTCATCGTTAAGTGAAGGTGGTCTTTCTTCAGCATCTTCCACCTGCACTGTGGTTAATGTGGGTGTTGGACGGCGGGAGAGTGGGCTTGGGGGGTCAGGCCGGGCCCAGGAGACGCCGGTTGATTCTGCATCCCACGCTagtgtctcctcttcctcttccagtcAGCAGTCGACTTCAACAGCTAGCAGTGGCTGCAGCATTGGAGACAGTGGACTAAATTATGTCTCGTTGGATTTAGCTCCAGCTCGTTGTGAGGGCGTGATGCCTTCACCGCTAGCTGCCCGCCGGTCTACAAGTGGGGCTGGAGTTCCTCATACTGTGTGTCTCCAAGAACCTGCGGTTGGGGAGGAAGACGAACCCCTCAGTTATGCTCAAATAGACTTCACCAAGAGTGAGGGTTTGCGTACTACCTCCCTTACCCGCGACAAACGACACTAA
- the LOC119574596 gene encoding serine-rich adhesin for platelets-like isoform X5, producing MKAIKAVSTLSPKCCVVSWWKLLTKMSQNKVRSSGSLANSDDIVKAGYLKKLKDSGVGLAQEAMRILEPWTMKKKYFVLRRETGPDSPARLEYYDSEKKFKAGAQPKKPIILRTCFSINRKKDPKHSHVIALYTNHDSVSMAAESEAELNDWLGFLHHHMHQAVAGSDGQSRKLYGFQTEHVWMVEILPRSLGSSKGITGEYHICLTYKSIALVRVGESQKKIEFPLNSIRRCGHTGSFFFLGLGRSAVTGAGDIWMLTEDAVIAENMHGIIRRAMHAPCNNMSEDPVSRERTQSMSNQRSFDSKEDIFCSGQCLTRGRCGSMPSRSRTSSEGSMQTGPNKLPPNCSHQMDGPHPGSLCLHPITRPKSMYSSSLSSSCSPPCASALFSPSSSESMESTASVEDFDGLHSHTPETAVDNSNGEEDYMPMEAGLESNMSQHRDHPQPPFSLPIGSTRSYVHSLSKGLISPVSGSSTEGPCLSSPQDQYLEMLSPLERTQEGLFGSVSERSAYLCMDRTPNQPSGSSGPENSGYLSMAPLNSPGSSLPAWQSHPSSQVSSPPHSANHSRIPSLVDENTDSYLSKVPGGHGDATTTSSDTYARDRSRSYLDMTPTPAVPTPIPCSPSDGMVQHRGGGDSFPEMSPGSSCSFTSGTPSSDHRFHDFIAEKSGNGSYCGYSEDDDSSLDRPHRTNSVGSKPEQFRSRKNRLEVSPAEPARVRAFSVGSRVSLRLAGGRAGQVAGGTATATSASVTEFSPSIKEKGKQVKSKSSSAPILGTSPISNSWSGTPGTFFRGFLQARNQERNNDLMEFDFTKNKSCDSISAEKEKKSSSIESIKRTFTGQRHRSNSKSSGNGKSSVFDSMKRDKKKSESELSAKGMEIPEGKSPFELDFTPSPRGGGSDVCDGYLPMNLRPAVSSGQSSANSEYLEMNSKDFFRGHGLNDPYLDMSKSSDRLVSSLSTSGPNDGYVDMSQGKGLGTLPLTPVSSSSTTSNSSSSIGARVRKISSTFNPLSSQDFSSQQDEYMPIDLRGSFESSHSLDGEKSKKKKSSKRKSFKDSTKRKKSDPIAVMGKGSDGENAQESSKKGTSPLSSLSTFLGRKNSSGTPPKTPLSPTGSPLPKSSRGTPSPFSSLTRKKNESKDSSKDGAAKESSGVSSSVSSGIGTSCIRESSREAEESAISGDSSSVTSSSQTVPNSGDQQNKQTTNNSGGSKRTSGIFETLSQADTKLEEKQKNTGLESGNTDISINSQQQHSNINSNDMGAYVNLSLGSSDKNLNVENKQRKVSTGSVSSDYMNVSPMSVCKTPEAPSDPQQPREYVNMCPGGRPEPHSTSLIPPQPAPMPGTVSPKRKTSLTSKGESSEKSSPSLGYGGSRDQNRRDSKRLSGSNYGEENDGGSGESGYLLMTPGQTPPKPVSPRTVTRRPDIPSALLGGRPDASLTATLERLNLGSSGGSATSERCRSHSGPGAPESSAVGGEVRVKKQLSEPRAGSGSQGSSGRAASACSSPVSYSPPTSPTLRGSVSSMSSLSEGGLSSASSTCTVVNVGVGRRESGLGGSGRAQETPVDSASHASVSSSSSSQQSTSTASSGCSIGDSGLNYVSLDLAPARCEGVMPSPLAARRSTSGAGVPHTVCLQEPAVGEEDEPLSYAQIDFTKSEGLRTTSLTRDKRH from the exons acgatgaagaagaagtacTTTGTGCTGCGGCGCGAGACGGGGCCCGACAGCCCCGCCCGCCTCGAGTACTATGATTCGGAGAAGAAATTCAAGGCGGGAGCCCAGCCCAAGAA ACCCATCATCCTGCGCACGTGCTTTAGCATCAACCGCAAGAAGGACCCGAAGCACAGCCACGTGATCGCCCTCTACACCAACCACGACTCGGTGAGCATGGCCGCCGAGTCCGAGGCCGAACTGAACGACTGGCTGGGATTCCTGCACCACCACATGCACCAGGCCGTGGCGGGCAGCGACGGCCAGTCCAGGAAGCTCTATG GCTTCCAAACAGAGCACGTGTGGATGGTGGAGATCTTGCCCAGAAGCCTTGGCAGCAGTAAAGGGATCACGGGGGAGTATCACATCTGTCTGACTTACAAGTCAATTGCTCTCGTGCGGGTAGGAGAAAGTCAGAAGAAAATTGAGTTCCCG TTAAACAGCATCCGGCGTTGTGGCCACACAGGCTCTTTCTTCTTCCTGGGACTGGGGAGGTCAGCGGTCACTGGCGCAGGAGATATATGGATGCTAACGGAAGATGCTGTCATTGCTGAAAATATGCATGGTATTATTCGCAG aGCAATGCATGCTCCTTGTAACAACATGAGTGAAGACCCAGTGTCCCGGGAACGAACCCAGTCAATGTCAAATCAACGTTCATTTGACAGTAAGGAagacatatttt GTAGTGGGCAGTGCCTGACGCGTGGACGATGTGGCAGCATGCCCTCCCGGAGTCGCACAAGTAGTGAAGGATCTATGCAGACTGGGCCTAACAAGCTTCCACCAAACTGCAGTCATCAAATGGACGGCCCACACCCGGGATCTCTGTGTCTTCACCCCATCACTCGGCCTAAATCAATgtactcctcatctctctcctcgtcatgCTCTCCGCCTTGTGCTTCTGCTTTGTTCAG TCCCAGCTCAAGTGAGTCCATGGAGTCAACTGCATCTGTAGAGGACTTTGATGGCCTGCATTCTCACACTCCGGAAACTGCTGTAGATAACTCCa ATGGTGAGGAGGATTATATGCCAATGGAGGCTGGCTTGGAGAGCAACATGAGCCAGCATCGGGACCATCCACagccacccttctccctccccattggCAGCACGCGGAGTTATGTTCATTCCTTAAGCAAAG GTCTCATCTCTCCTGTAAGTGGTAGCAGCACGGAAGGTCCATGCCTCTCATCTCCTCAAGATCAGTACTTGGAGATGTTAAGCCCCCTAGAGCGTACACAAGAAGGCCTATTTGGCTCAGTGTCAGAAAGGTCAGCATATCTGTGCATGGACCGTACCCCCAATCAGCCTTCAGGAAGTTCAGGTCCCGAAAACTCTGGGTACTTGTCCATGGCGCCGCTCAATTCCCCTGGATCATCCCTCCCGGCCTGGCAATCACACCCTTCTAGTCAG GTATCATCACCACCCCATTCTGCCAACCATTCTCGCATCCCCAGTCTAGTGGATGAAAATACTGATAGTTACCTCTCTAAGGTGCCTGGAGGACATGGAGACGCCACGACCACCTCTAGTGACACTTACGCTCGAGACCGCTCCCGCAGCTACCTCGACATGACTCCTACACCTGCTGTTCCTACACCCATCCCATGTAGCCCATCTGATGGTATGGTTCAACACAGAGGAGGAG GTGACTCTTTCCCTGAGATGTCCCCCGGAAGCAGCTGTTCCTTCACCTCAGGAACTCCCTCCTCTGACCATCGCTTTCATGATTTCATAGCTGAAAAGAGTGGAAATGGGTCCTACTGTGGTTATTCGGAAGATGATGACTCCTCTCTTGACAGACCTCACAGAACCAATTCTGTTGGTTCTAAACCTGAACAATTCCGAAGTCGTAAAAATAG ACTGGAGGTGAGCCCTGCTGAACCTGCCCGTGTACGAGCCTTCTCTGTGGGGTCACGTGTCAGCCTCAGGCTAGCGGGTGGCAGAGCCGGCCAGGTGGCAGGTGGCACAGCAACTGCCACTTCTGCCTCTGTCACCGAGTTCTCGCCTTCTATtaaggagaagggaaaacaagTGAAAAGCAAATCATCAAG CGCGCCAATTCTGGGGACGTCGCCCATCTCCAACTCATGGTCAGGGACTCCTGGGACGTTTTTCCGGGGCTTCCTCCAAGCACGGAACCAGGAGCGGAACAACGACCTGATGGAGTTTGACTTCACCAAGAACAAGAGCTGCGATAGTATATCtgctgagaaggagaagaagagcagCAGCATAGAGAGCATTAAGAGAACCTTCACAGGACAGAGACATCGTTCCAATTCCAAGTCCTCAGGGAATGGCAAATCTTCAGTTTTTGATTCtatgaaaagagacaaaaagaaatcaGAAAGTGAGTTGTCTGCCAAGGGTATGGAGATCCCGGAGGGAAAGAGTCCTTTTGAGCTTGATTTCACACCAAGTCCTCGTGGAGGTGGTTCAGATGTTTGTGATGGGTACTTGCCTATGAATTTGAGGCCTGCGGTCTCCAGTGGTCAGTCCTCGGCAAACTCTGAATACCTTGAGATGAACAGCAAAGATTTCTTTAGGGGACATGGTTTAAATGACCCATACTTAGATATGTCTAAAAGCAGTGACAGATTAGTTTCCTCACTGAGTACCTCAGGGCCAAACGATGGTTATGTGGACATGAGTCAAGGCAAAGGTCTGGGGACGCTTCCTCTCACACCTGTATCCTCGTCCTCCACAACTTCCAACAGCTCATCTTCCATTGGTGCTAGAGTCAGAAAGATTTCGTCCACATTTAATCCATTGTCTTCCCAAGACTTTTCTTCACAGCAGGACGAGTACATGCCCATTGACCTCCGTGGCAGTTttgaatcttcccattctcttgatggagagaagagtaagaaaaagaaaagcagtaAGAGAAAGTCGTTTAAGGACAGCACCAAACGCAAGAAATCAGACCCAATAGCAGTAATGGGAAAGGGAAGTGATGGGGAGAATGCCCAGGAAAGTAGCAAAAAAGGAACAAgtcccttatcctctctctcaacCTTCCTAGGTCGGAAGAATTCCTCAGGCACCCCTCCTAAGACCCCGCTTTCACCTACTGGTAGTCCACTTCCTAAGTCCAGTCGAGGAACGCCTAGTCCATTTTCGAGTCTAACACgcaagaaaaatgaaagtaagGATAGTAGTAAAGATGGAGCAGCAAAGGAAAGTTCTGGGGTCTCATCAAGTGTAAGCTCAGGCATCGGCACAAGTTGCATTAGAGAATCGAgtagagaagcagaggagagtgCCATATCAGGTGATAGCTCAAGCGTCACCTCATCCTCACAGACAGTTCCTAATAGTGGTGAccagcaaaataaacaaacaactaaCAACAGCGGGGGTAGCAAGAGAACTTCAGGGATATTTGAAACGTTATCTCAGGCAGACACTAAGCTggaggaaaagcagaaaaataCAGGCTTAGAGTCGGGTAACACTGATATTTCTATCAACAGTCAGCAGCAACATtcaaatattaatagcaatgatatggGGGCATATGTAAACTTATCACTTGGCAGCTCAGATAAGAATTTAAATGTAGAGAATAAACAACGAAAAGTATCCACAGGCTCAGTATCATCAGACTACATGAATGTATCTCCAATGTCAGTATGTAAGACACCTGAGGCTCCATCTGACCCTCAGCAACCGCGTGAGTATGTGAACATGTGCCCAGGAGGTCGCCCAGAGCCACACAGCACCTCTCTGATTCCACCACAGCCTGCACCTATGCCAGGCACGGTTTCCCCTAAGAGGAAAACCAGTCTTACATCGAAGGGTGAATCTAGTGAAAAAAGTAGTCCCAGTTTAGGATATGGGGGTTCTAGAGATCAGAATCGTCGTGACAGTAAGCGGTTAAGCGGCAGTAATTATGGAGAAGAGAACGATGGTGGTAGTGGGGAAAGTGGGTATTTGTTAATGACCCCTGGACAAACCCCGCCGAAACCTGTTTCTCCTCGCACAGTAACTCGTCGACCAGACATTCCCTCAGCTCTCCTTGGTGGCCGTCCTGATGCCAGCCTCACTGCCACCTTGGAGCGGCTAAACTTAGGCAGCTCTGGAGGTAGTGCCACGAGTGAAAGATGTCGGAGTCACAGTGGCCCAGGTGCCCCTGAGAGTTCTGCAGTAGGTGGCGAGGTGCGGGTAAAAAAACAATTGTCAGAACCAAGAGCTGGGTCAGGGAGCCAAGGGAGTAGTGGTCGGGCAGCATCAGCATGCTCATCACCTGTGTCATATTCACCGCCCACATCTCCGACCCTAAGAGGTTCTGTATCATCTATGTCATCGTTAAGTGAAGGTGGTCTTTCTTCAGCATCTTCCACCTGCACTGTGGTTAATGTGGGTGTTGGACGGCGGGAGAGTGGGCTTGGGGGGTCAGGCCGGGCCCAGGAGACGCCGGTTGATTCTGCATCCCACGCTagtgtctcctcttcctcttccagtcAGCAGTCGACTTCAACAGCTAGCAGTGGCTGCAGCATTGGAGACAGTGGACTAAATTATGTCTCGTTGGATTTAGCTCCAGCTCGTTGTGAGGGCGTGATGCCTTCACCGCTAGCTGCCCGCCGGTCTACAAGTGGGGCTGGAGTTCCTCATACTGTGTGTCTCCAAGAACCTGCGGTTGGGGAGGAAGACGAACCCCTCAGTTATGCTCAAATAGACTTCACCAAGAGTGAGGGTTTGCGTACTACCTCCCTTACCCGCGACAAACGACACTAA